CGGGAGGCTTTTGCTCAAGTGCTCCGAACAGAATCCCGCCTACTTTCCATTTCTTCTTTTCAACTTCTCGTCTCCCCTTGGGAAAAATACTTCGCTCGACTTCGCAATCTCGATTCCTGAAGCAAATCAATCGCACTGCTTTCTCAATATCCATCCCCAATcacttcttccttcttttcttcttctctccaaGTTCATATCCTGCCCTTCTTCATCGACGCACCCGCGATCAAAGCACATCTGACACCATGGACGAATTCTGCGTTCGTCTCCTTTCCTACTTTGAGCGCAGCGAGGATGGAAAGCCTGGCCGGTGGCCTCATCCCAATCTCTCGCCCGAGGACATGGCAGGCGCGGGCTTTCGACTGGTGAGCACCCAGGCGAAGTCGGGAGACAGCGTCATCTGCAACTTCTGCAGTCTTCAGGCGTGGGCGTGGGAGAGGAAGGATGACCCGTACCATCAGCACCAGGACGGGTCGCCCAAATGCGAGTACGTCGTCTCCGACATCTTCCGCAAGCATCAAGAGCTCTTCTTCATGAAGAAGTTTGAGAAGGGGGAGACCGAGGAGCCGCTCCTCACCCCTCCCATGACTCCCACGAAGAGAACCTATAAGCCCCGTCGCCGCATGGGTCTCTCCCCCATCGTCACTGTGTACGACTCGACGCCCTCTCACAATGCGACCCGGGCCTCAGAGGAGCCGCAGGCGAGCACCGGAAAGCCGTTCGAGATCACCGTCTCGACTGGCGAGACCAAGGTCGTCATACAGATCACTGGCGGGGGCGAGCATCGTACGTCACTATCCGATGCTGTTCATGGGAGTTATGTTGAACGCTGACCAGCGGGGCTGGCGCGAAACGAGTCCGTCTCGAGTAAACATCTACGAGTGCAAGACGACATCTCATGACTTGACATGATGCCAACTTCAACACAACGAACCGACATTGCTCCGATATAGCTCTGGTGAGTCTAACCCGGTCCTGTCCTGTGAGGCGAACGTATCGCAGCTAACATACCTTTACGAGCAGAAGAGCGAGATTTGCTAGGGTTTTGAGACACCACGAGATTGCGACGATGTATGCACACGCTTCCTGGTTAGGATAGGGGAGGCGGCCATATGTTTGATGACTGGATCAGGGAGATGGTCATGGAGGACACAAACGACGCGTCCATTGGAGAGAACATGGTCAATATGAGCTTCGCTCAGTTGAACTTTTGTGAAAGTCAGTCTGCCGATGTGAAGAGCAGTGGGATACACACATGACGAGAGGTCAGGCTCGCTAGGACGCAGCAGGACGCAGCAGAACAACATCCAGACATGATTGAAATAGGCTAGCGGTGGCGAGTTGAAAGGCAGGCCAGGCCAGAAATACATGTCTGCAGATTTTGAGATGGCCGATACTAAGATATGCCGCCTACACAACGACCAGAACCATACCCCACGATGACGCCGGTAGCCTCGGTCCCGCGATCCCGTGATCCTCACACAAGACAGCCTCACTACCAGACCGCGTTCGTGCAAACGAGCTTCGAAATCGACACACACCACGTGTGCGGCGACACAGCCTGGTCCTTCCGCCTCATCGCGTTCGAGGTCTCAGTCGCACAGATATACGTGATCCGCAGCGACGAGCCCCGGGATGGACGGGTAAGTGTATGCACGACATGCGGGACAACCCCAAACGCCACGACGGAGGGAGTATGGGGTGGGAAGATGCGGGCAGCGATGCGGGTTGTGTGGTGACATTTCGTAGCCGATGAGACTGATCATCGCAACGAGGCAAGTTGGGTCAGTCTGCTTCTGCCTTCAGGTGAAAAGATGTCATGTCAGATGGCGAGACCGTGACCAAGTGAGCGAATGAGCGAGTGAGTCTGAAGGCAGCCGTGCTGACCACCTCACATCTCGCACATATATCATCCCCCGTCTCACAACTGGCAGCGTTCTCACGAAACAAGCCACCTCCACTAAACAACCCCTTAAACCCGGTAGGCACAGTCAAGAAGATGCTGTATGAATGACAGGAAATCAGTGGTCAGAAGACGGAGATTCCGGAGGAGACTAGGTTGAATCGGCGGCGCATGGTGGTGTGGCGTGgtgcgctgcgctgcgccGGTCGGCAGTGTACCTTACGCTGCCTACCTACTGCACCACACCCGTGGCAACCGCTGTCAGGCGCCCGTGTCacttgtgtgtgtgtgtgtgtgtgtgtgtgctgcgGCTTGTGACCGCCGCAATCGACGGGTGacaaggcggcgacggcggcgacggccgcatGGGATAGGCAGAGAGACGACAGATGAATGGCTTCATGgttcgacgaggccgatTTCTGCCCAGGCCTATTTAATCACCAAGACCAGCCACCGTTCCTCATAGAGGGGGTTTTGAAGCCAACTGCGATAGATCCAGAATTGGCCGAGGAAAACTCTGCAAAACAACATTCCATACACTCTCCCCTAAGAAATCTAGCAGTCATCAACAGTCACGAGACGAGATAATGTCGGCTACCAACCAGATCCAGCGCAAGCCGTCGGGGCGCAACCCGCTCCGCACAGTCTGGCGCGAGACGTACGAGGTCTGGGACGGGGTCTGCCACGGCGTGGGGAAGGCCTATTTCAAGATCACCGGCAAATGGTGATTTGCATCAGGACGCGTAGGTGGCCTGCTTCACCGTTGCCGTCGGTCAAGTCGACCCAGGCCTAAAACTCGAGGAACCCGGAAAAGTGTTCCAGTATCGCTGTTACGGTCCACAGTGTCTGAGACAGAAGTCGATTTCAAGAGATACGACGAAGACCAGGGGACAAACCACGGACGGACGATACACGAGCTGAAAGAAAGAGAGCGAGAAAAAAACCAAGCATGGCAGTCAAGCCTTTGGCGATCAACATTGCGAACCACAACAGGAACAACAAGAACCAAGGCCCCCCAGGCCCCCAGGGCGAAAGAAACAACCCGTTTGGACGGACGGCAAGATTGGCATCGACGGGCTTGTCCACTGATGACGTTGGGTGGGAAATCTCGATCAGCAGGGCGGGCAGGATGACTGCAACTTTCCGAGGTGGTTCCCCATCAACATGACACGGACCTGAGGAGGGAAGATCCTCCCACCGGCCCTGGGGCTAGGGGAGTTAAGGGAACCGAGGGTCGTCCGACGGGAGGGGGCAGACAGCGAACGGCGAACGGGCCTGTCGGGGGTTCCGCTGCGTGTGGGATGCAAATCGACTCTTTGCTTCACTTTTGAGGGCGGCAAACGGTTGGGTGGAATTGGAATGGGGATGGAGGCGGGGGGGAATGAAACGGAGGAATGAGCAAGACGAAACAGGTATCTGTATCCTTTGCCAATAATAACAACAAACAAAAGGCGGCCGCGGTCCAACATGGAAAGTATTCGTGCAGGTATGGGTTAGAGGAGACGATCGTCGAGACTAGGCACAGCCGCAAGCTAGGACGGAGCCCGCAAgatcgtcgacggcgttgggATGGTGAGAGTGCAACCCGACTCGGTGTGACGGGGAGAATCTCGGGGAGCAGAAGAGACAACAGCAAAGCGAGCAAGGCAGCTAAGAGTGTACAATAGCTGCTGAAGCAGTGTTGAGTGGTCCACAAATGAACCACAATTCTCTGATGGTGAATATCTGGGGCCGcgcctcgctgccgctgcagCAAGAAAGATGATTCGGGCTGGCGACCGGCCCGCTGAAACCAGCAGGACCCGGTTGTCGATTCGTCCACGGTctaagagagagagaggaaggggggggggagatggggTCGTTTGATCCTGGCGCTGGGCCGAAGCAATTAACTTAAGGTAGGCCGAACCTCGAAGGGGACCGAAAGAGAGTTAATCGACTCCCGACAGGAGGCCTATTTTTGTTGTTATTGTCCTTGTTTCtcgtttttttttttttgcggGTCGCCTCACTGCTGCCAGTCGGGTGGTATACTCGTACAGGTCGTGTCATGCGAAGCACACCAAGTAGGTATTATGTGAAAGTGCTTTGTGTACTGTTGTAGAGCGGCCAGTATGGATGATGCTTG
This genomic interval from Colletotrichum higginsianum IMI 349063 chromosome 9, whole genome shotgun sequence contains the following:
- a CDS encoding Baculoviral iap repeat-containing protein 3; the encoded protein is MDEFCVRLLSYFERSEDGKPGRWPHPNLSPEDMAGAGFRLVSTQAKSGDSVICNFCSLQAWAWERKDDPYHQHQDGSPKCEYVVSDIFRKHQELFFMKKFEKGETEEPLLTPPMTPTKRTYKPRRRMGLSPIVTVYDSTPSHNATRASEEPQASTGKPFEITVSTGETKVVIQITGGGEHPGLARNESVSSKHLRVQDDIS